A single window of Hyla sarda isolate aHylSar1 chromosome 2, aHylSar1.hap1, whole genome shotgun sequence DNA harbors:
- the LOC130357913 gene encoding uncharacterized protein LOC130357913: MGPVTLARNQLRVGDQVIVKALQKGNKPGSFIYGQPTEVVTITKTAVLTEQSPTWIHTTRIKLLKKREVLTEADSLDLEKGRKGVQTGADSPDPQLGEEGVQTGADSPDPQLSESLHEFWQLISNNDTDCGTCKMKYPLLTETPHSGAGIHIYPGNYTCYRGEKKGVNRKNFTKGYCASYSSVEVSLTQNQVFSIGDSYWICGDGKIRFKLEGKWKGECVLAKAIMNIHIFAEGGEHVNSATKRIKRSTPAGSFDPHVYIDTIGVPRGVPDEFKARNQVAAGFESILAIITVNKNVDWINYIYYNQQRFVNYTRDALRGVAEQLQADSIMTFQNRMVLDMILAEKGGVCKVLEDPTSCCTFIPNNTGPNGKVTIAIQKLEDLSAELKKNSGITDPWDQYFGWFTN; the protein is encoded by the coding sequence GAACCAACTCCGGGTAGGAGACCAGGTGATTGTCAAGGCCCTCCAGAAGGGAAATAAGCCGGGGAGCTTCATCTACGGACAACCCACCGAGGTAGTCACCATCACCAAAACAGCAGTCCTCACTGAGCAGTCACCCACCTGGATCCACACCACAAGGATCAAGCTGTTAAAGAAAAGAGAGGTACTAACGGAGGCAGACAGCCTTGACCTCGAAAAAGGCAGAAAAGGGGTacaaacgggggcagacagccctgacccgcAACTAGGCGAAGAAGGGGTacaaacgggggcagacagccctgacccccaACTAAGCGAAAGTCTTCATGAGTTCTGGCAGTTAATTTCTAATAATGACACTGATTGCGGAACCTGTAAAATGAAATACCCTTTGCTAACAGAGACCCCACACTCAGGGGCAGGTATACACATATACCCAGGGAATTACACATGCTATAGGGGAGAAAAGAAAGGTGTCAATAGAAAGAACTTTACAAAGGGATATTGTGCTAGTTATAGCTCTGTAGAAGTGTCACTCACTCAGAACCAAGTTTTTTCAATTGGTGACAGTTACTGGATCTGTGGCGATGGTAAAATAAGGTTCAAGCTAGAGGGGAAGTGGAAAGGAGAGTGTGTTCTAGCTAAAGCCATTATGAACATTCACATATTCGCAGAAGGGGGAGAACACGTAAACTCTGCCACAAAAAGGATAAAGAGGTCAACACCTGCAGGTAGCTTCGATCCACATGTATACATAGACACGATAGGGGTCCCAAGAGGGGTCCCTGATGAGTTCAAAGCCAGGAATCAAGTAGCTGCAGGCTTTGAATCTATTCTTGCTATAATCACTGTGAACAAaaatgtagactggattaattacATTTACTATAATCAACAAAGGTTTGTAAACTACACAAGGGATGCGTTACGAGGTGTTGCAGAGCAGCTCCAAGCTGATTCCATTATGACATTTCAGAACAGAATGGTCTTAGATATGATTCTGGCAGAAAAAGGTGGGGTGTGCAAGGTGCTTGAGGATCCTACATCATGCTGCACCTTCATACCTAACAACACTGGTCCCAATGGTAAAGTAACTATTGCAATACAAAAGTTAGAGGACCTGTCTGCCGAACTAAAAAAGAACTCAGGTATTACAGATCCCTGGGATCAATATTTTGGATGGTTTACTAACTAG